A single genomic interval of Cellvibrio sp. PSBB023 harbors:
- a CDS encoding lipoprotein has protein sequence MKSAVIFCAVAIMAGGIAACGQKGPLYLPQQQSKPQPDAAPAAKPASSAPASAPASTSVAPGTDPS, from the coding sequence ATGAAAAGCGCAGTAATCTTCTGCGCTGTGGCAATCATGGCGGGTGGTATTGCCGCTTGTGGGCAAAAAGGTCCGCTGTATTTACCGCAACAACAATCTAAGCCCCAGCCTGACGCCGCACCGGCGGCCAAACCGGCATCGTCTGCACCGGCGAGCGCGCCCGCGTCTACATCTGTAGCACCCGGTACCGATCCGTCCTAA
- a CDS encoding sigma 54-interacting transcriptional regulator has protein sequence MIALFQAVSSYKSRVRPTRKFNQSSVPRWVPVNKSFIALTKMILRSAATRLGLEQAAVTLRCLNHQGYRHLLLADDVRDLFVAASGGAEEFIISTQEANASPFQGFDAEAALSLPVNFKTPDNESQRLGYLVVQMAPGVHVADATVKHELSLVIEEIVRVISRYQSRYRSIHWYGDQSFWVGNSSILRQLDQRIDQLAKRKSPVLLRADKGTGKIIAARRFHDIACSETAPFIESDCREWEEGTATAILQSLRSCATGGTLFLRSIDALSAKDMLALRHFCLQWMAATRSGTSLSLVFSLSSAAIDPVAIGLGWMMHFVQSLPLPTLAERREDLHDLVQFFIAEFALAGDVDLQDCAWQLLETHEFTANVDGLKNLLKQVAMRNQGGLVTADELRALL, from the coding sequence ATGATCGCCCTCTTTCAGGCCGTTAGCAGTTATAAAAGCCGGGTTCGCCCAACACGCAAGTTTAATCAATCGTCTGTTCCGCGTTGGGTTCCTGTCAATAAAAGTTTTATTGCGCTGACCAAAATGATTCTGCGTTCTGCCGCAACACGCCTTGGTTTGGAGCAGGCGGCGGTCACTCTGCGCTGCCTTAACCATCAAGGCTATCGCCATTTGTTGTTGGCCGACGACGTGCGCGATTTATTTGTTGCCGCCTCCGGTGGTGCCGAGGAATTTATTATTTCTACCCAGGAGGCAAACGCCTCTCCCTTTCAAGGATTTGATGCAGAGGCTGCATTGAGTTTACCGGTCAATTTCAAAACCCCGGACAACGAGTCCCAGCGCCTGGGTTATCTGGTGGTGCAAATGGCGCCCGGTGTGCACGTGGCCGATGCGACAGTCAAGCATGAGTTGTCTTTGGTGATTGAAGAGATTGTGCGTGTTATCAGTCGCTATCAGTCTCGTTATCGCTCTATTCACTGGTATGGCGACCAAAGTTTTTGGGTCGGCAACAGTTCAATATTGCGCCAGTTGGATCAACGGATCGATCAATTGGCCAAAAGGAAGTCGCCCGTATTGCTGCGCGCTGATAAAGGCACCGGCAAAATTATAGCGGCGCGCCGCTTTCACGATATCGCATGCAGTGAAACGGCTCCTTTTATTGAGTCAGATTGTCGCGAATGGGAAGAGGGAACCGCCACTGCCATTTTGCAATCACTGCGCAGTTGCGCCACCGGTGGCACCTTGTTTTTGCGCAGTATTGATGCGCTTTCAGCCAAGGATATGCTGGCACTGCGCCATTTTTGCTTGCAGTGGATGGCGGCCACCCGCAGTGGCACATCGCTCTCGCTGGTGTTCAGTTTGAGTAGTGCGGCAATTGACCCGGTGGCGATTGGCTTGGGCTGGATGATGCATTTTGTGCAATCGCTGCCATTGCCAACACTGGCAGAACGCCGCGAAGATCTGCACGATTTGGTGCAGTTTTTTATTGCCGAGTTTGCCTTGGCGGGCGATGTGGACTTGCAGGATTGCGCTTGGCAATTACTCGAGACCCACGAATTTACCGCTAACGTAGACGGCCTGAAAAATCTGCTCAAGCAAGTGGCGATGCGCAACCAAGGCGGTTTGGTCACGGCTGACGAATTGCGCGCGCTGCTGTAA